ACGGAAACAATGTCAGGCAGCGCCTTGCGATTCGTCCTGGCAAGCAACACTTCCATGTGTTTCGAGGGCGGCTCTGCAACAGAGCCCGTCCTTTTCGCGAATGGTGCGCGGAATATAATATCGTTGCAGGCTAAACGCAAACAAAATGTTGCACCGTTTCAACATTTTTGAAAAAAATATTGCGAAGTTGCTTTGACCCGGCCATATTGGCGTTGCCAACCATGAAATCTGCAGGTGAACTTTTGCTGACCATGAGTTCTGAAGCCACGCATCATGTCCGACGAAAGCACATACCGGCAGCGTCTATGTGAAATCGGTAGACGAATCCATGCCCGCGGCTTTGTCGCGGCCAACGACGGCAACCTCAGCGTGCGGTTGTCCCGCGGCGCGATTCTCGCCACGCCCACCGGTATCAGCAAGGGGCTGATGTCACCGGAGGCCATGGTGCTGGTTGATTTGCAGGGCCGGCTGTTGAGCGGTGGCAAGCCGTCCAGCGAGTTGCCCATGCACTTGTTCATTTACCGTGAGCGTCCGGAAGTGAATGCCGTGGTGCATGCCCATCCCGTTTATGCCACCGGTTTTGCCACGGCCGGTCTCTCCCTGGAATCCTGTGTCGCGGCGGAGATCATTGCCACGCTGGGTTCGGTTCCGCTGGCGTCATATGGTACACCCTCCACCGCCGAACTGCCTGAATCCCTGCGGCCGTTCATCCACCGCAGCGATGCCATTCTCCTGGCCAATCACGGCGTGGTGACAGTGGGACGGGAACTGGAAGAGGCCTATGACCGGCTGGAGCGGGTGGAGCACTATGCGCACATCCTGTTTGTGGCGCGGCAACTCGGCGGCGAGCGCCTGCTGTCGCGCGAACAGGTCGAAAAGCTTTTTGCCTTGCGTGGGAAGTACGGACAGACCGGCCTCAATCCCGGTTGTGCCACCTGCGCGGGCGACTGCCTGGAAAGCCTGTGCCCAAACTATGCGGAAAAATTCGACCCCGGCGGCAGGGATCATCTCGGCATGCTGGTCGATCGCATATTGACGCGTCTGCGTGATTAGAGTGCCCGGGCAACGCAGCCAAACCGCCAAAAGCGGCGTGCAGATGTTGTGATAAAGGACTTAAGCCGACCTTTCGCTTGACTTTCAAAAGCAAATCATCTATATTGGCAGCCGTTTTAATTTTTCAAACATCTTTAAACATCATCGACGCATACAACATTCAGCCCGCCTTTCTCATCGCTAGAAGATACCGCACTGCTGTGCACAAGCCGGTCCCTCCATCCGCAGCAGCGGGCAGGACCGGGCCGGCACGGGCTGCATGCAGCACAATTTGGCTGGAACTTTTTCCCCGCGCGACGCGCGCTTACTACTTTTTTGGAGGCAGAGCCGTTCATGAGGCGCAATAACACGCTGCGCACCATCATTGTTGTGGTGATGATTCTATGGGCGATTTATGAGCTGTATCCCACCTTTGTCGTCAGCTCGCTCAAGGGCAAGACCGACGCGCATGTCAGTGCCCTGACCAAGCTCACCCACATTCAATATGACGATATCAACCAGGCGCTCACCAAAGGTGTGCTGGAGCAGAGAGTTCGACAGGCGCTGCAGGGCCGTAATGGCGAGCTCTCTGCCGCTTTAAAAGAAGTGGAAGCCCTGATCAAGCTCAATGATGAGCTGGCCAAATATGAAGGTCGCGCGATCAAGCGCGGCCTGGATTTGCAGGGCGGTTCCTATCTGGTTTATGAAGTCGACCTGGCTAAAATGGCGCGCGATATTGCGAAGAACAAGGACGCGCGCTTCGATGAAATCATGCGTGAAGTCGAAAGCGAGGCTGCCAAGCCCAACGTCGATTTCTTCGAGGTGCTGCAGCAGCGTTTTGCCGCGCGAGAGATTCGTCTGAATCGCTATTTTGGCGAGCGCTCGCAGACGGACACCGAGGTCATCGCAGAGCTGCGCAAGAACGCCACCGACGCGGTCGATCGCAATTTGGAAATTCTGCGCAACCGCATCGACCAGTTCGGCGTGTCGGAGCCTTCCATCACGCGCCAGGGTGACCGCCGCATCGTCATTGAATTGGCCGGCATCTCCGATGTCGCCCGCGCCAAGAACATCATTGGGCAGACGGCCTTGCTGGAGTTCCAACTCGTCTATGATCCTGAAGTCGTCAACGACGTCTTCACCAAGATTGATGCCGCGGTGAAACGCAACCTTGCCGGTGGCAGGGACAGCAACGCAGCCGCCAGTGCGCCGGTCGACACCGCGTCACACGCCGCCAAAGTGCGCGAGGAGCAGGAAGTCAGCGTCAAGGATCTGTTCGGCGGCTCTGCGATTTTGGGTGGCGACACCAGTGCGGCGCAAGCCACAGGCATTGACTCGACCGTGGCTGTGGACAAGGAAATCTTTGGCGAAAAGCCGTTTCTCTCACTGGGGGCGGCACTCGGCCCGGACTTTGCGTTCCCGGCCAGGAATCAGCGCATCGTCGAGCGCATCCTCAACAGTCCGGAAGTGCAGCGCGTCATCCCGCCGGATGCCGAGCTGGCCTGGTCCAGCAAAGCCGAGCCGGTGGCCGACAACCAATATTACCGCCTCTATTTGCTCAAAAAAGAAGCGGAACTGACGGGCACCTATCTCACCGAGGCGCAGGCCACCATCAGCAGTGGCGCGGGAGTGGTGCGGCAGGGTGACTGGCAGGTCAACATGAGCATGAACGACCAGGGTGCCAAAATTTTCTCGCGGGTGACCGCGGCCAACGTCAACAAGCGTCTGGCCATTGTGCTCGACGGCAAAGTGGTGATGGCGCCCAATATTGATGAGCGCATCCCCAGCGGCTCGGCGGTGATCCGCGGCAGCATGAACGCCGAAGAAGCACAGGATCTCGCCATCGTGCTGCGCGCCGGCGCGCTGCAGGCGCCGATGAAAGTCATTGAAGAGCGCACCGTCGGCCCCTCCCTGGGCCGCGATTCCATCGCCAAAGGCCAGTATTCCGCCATTCTCGGCTTTGTCCTGGTCGTCATCTTTATGATCTTTTACTACAAGTTTTCCGGCTTTATCGCCACGGTGGCCTTGTTGCTGAACGTTATCTTGGTGATGGCGGCGCTGGCTTTCTTCAAAGCCACGCTCACCTTGCCGGGGGTGGCGGGCATCATTCTTACCATCGGCATGGCGGTGGATGCCAACGTGCTCATTTTCGAGCGCATCCGGGAAGAGCTGCGCACCGGCAAGACCGTGCGCGCCGCCATCGAAGCCGGATACAACCGGGCCTTCTGGACGATCTTTGACGCGAACCTCACCACGCTGCTGACCGCCCTGGTGCTCTATCAATTTGGCACCGGCCCGATTCGCGGTTTTGCGGTCACGCTTTCCATCGGTATCATCGCCAGCATGTTCACGGCCATCATGGTGACGCGGTTGATCTTTGATTTCATAACCAGCCGCCGGCGCATGGCGGCCCTGAGCATTTGATCTGGCCGATCCTCATCCTGTGTGAAGGAGCAGATTCGTCAAATGGAATTCTTACGCCAAACCAATATCGACTTCCTGGGCCGGCTCAAATTCGCCCTGGCCTTTTCGCTGACCATGATCGTGGCGGGCATCGTCTCCCTGCTGCTCAAGGGGGGCCCGCTTTACGGCATCGATTTTCTGGGCGGCACCGAAGTCAATGTCAAATTTCAAAACCCCCAGCAAACCGCGCAGGTGCGCCAGGCGCTGTCGGCGCAGGGGATCACCAAGGCGGAAATCAAGCAGTTTGGTGACCGCACGGATTTTCTCATTCGTGTGCAACAGCAGGAAAGCGGCACCCAAATTTCGGAGGGTATTCTTGCCGCCCTGCAGAAAGCCTTTCCCCATGACCCCCCTGCCTTGCAGTCGGTGGACAGCGTGGGACCGAAAATCGGGCAGGAGCTGCGCGATGCCGCAATTTGGGCCATCATCATTGCCCTGGGCCTGATTTTGATCTACATCAGTTTTCGCTTTGAGTTCGTCTTTGCAGTGGGCGCGGTGATCGCGCTCGTCCACGACGTGATGATCACGCTGGGGTTGTTTTCCCTCTTCAACATGGAGATCAACCTGGCGATTGTTGCTGCCTTTCTGACGCTGGTGGGCTACTCCCTCAATGACACCATCGTGGTTTACGACCGCATTCGCGAGAACATGGTTTTGCTGCGCCGGGAAGCCATGACCATCGAGAAGGTCGTCAACCTGAGCATCAATCAGACGTTGAGCCGCACCATCCTCACCTCCGGCACCACGCTGATCGTGGTGGTGATCCTGTTCCTCTTCGGCGGCGAAGTCATTCGCGGCTTTTCGTTCTGCATGCTGGCCGGCATCATCGTCGGAACATACTCCTCGATTTTTATCGCGGCGCCATTGGTGGTGGAGTGGTACCACCGCCACCAAACCGCCAAGATCAAGATGAAACCGGTGGGAGTGCGGTAAGCCCGCGCCTGCCCCCAACTGGCGCAGCCCTGAACCCATGACACGAGAGGTGTGACATGAATGTGCAGGAGAAGCAGGTGGGTGAGGTTGTGGTGCTGGAATTGTCGGGCAGAATCATGGGCGGCCCGGATGCCAGCCTGCTCAACGACAAGCTGCATGAGCTGATCGACAGGGGCAAGGTTCATATTGTTGCCGATATCGGCGGCGTGGAGTGGATGAACAGCTCGGGTTTGGGCATTCTGATCAGCGGGCTGACCACGATGCGCAACAACGGGGGGGAACTCAAACTCGTCCATGTCACCGAGCGCATCCAGAATCTGCTGATGATCACCAAATTGCTGACAGTTTTCGAGACCTATGAATCACTCGAGCAGGCGATTGCCAGTTTCCATTGAGCCCGCGGGCCTGCCGCTGTGCAGCCCGCCCTCTGCCGTTGTCCGGCCTGCAACCGCTTCGCCTCCATCCGTTGCTCACTTGCATTCATCTGTTCATCCTTGACTTCCCCGCATCCATGCCCGTTCAAGTCGTGATTGGCGCCCAGTGGGGTGATGAGGGCAAAGGCAAGATTATCGACCTGCTGAGCGAAAGCGCCGCAGTGGTGGCGCGCTATCAGGGTGGTGCCAATGCCGGTCACACCGTGGTTCATCGCGGCGAAAAATTTGTGTTGCATCTCATCCCCTCCGGCATTCTCCACCCTCACATCAAGTGTGTGCTGGGCAACGGGATGGTGATCGATCCCGTGGCGTTTCTCGCCGAGGTGAGCCTGCTGGAACAGCGCGGCCTCTCGCTCGCCGGTCGCCTGTTCATCAGCCATCGGGCCCATCTTGTCATGCCCTATCACAAGCTGCTCGACCAGAGCCGCGAAACGGCGAGTGAACTCGAACCGATCGGCACCACCGGCCGCGGCATCGGCCCGGCTTACGTCGACAAGGCGCTGCGCATGGGCATCCGTGTGGTCGATCTGCTCGATGCCGGCCTGCTGCGCCGGAAGATCGAACAAAATCTCCAGGAAAAAAACGCCCTGCTGAGCACGCTCTATGGTCACCCCCCGCTGGACCCGGATGATATTTTGCGTGAGTATCAGCACTTTGACGCCTTGCTCGACCCCTACATCACCGATACCGCCCGGCTGCTGCAGCAGAGCCTCGCCGCCGGCCAGCGGATCTTGTGCGAAGGCGCGCAGGGCACGCTGCTGGATCTCGATTTTGGCACCTATCCTTTTGTCACCTCCTCCAGCCCCACGGCTGGCGGCGCCTGCACCGGGTTGGGGATTGGCCCCACCACGATCGACGAAGTGCTGGGCGTGGTCAAGGCTTACACCACGCGTGTGGGCCGGGGCCCGCTGCCCACCGAAATTCCCGATGACAGTGGCATCGATTTGCGCCGGTTGGGCGCGGAGTTTGGCGCCACCACCGGCCGGCCGCGGCGATGCGGCTGGTTCGACGCAGTGGTGGCAAACTATGCCGTCCACATCAACGGGCTGGCGGCCTGGGCCGTGACCAAACTGGATGTGCTTGATACCCTGTCCGAAATCAAGGTGTGCGTGGCCTATCGCCATCGCGGCAGGGAGCTGCGGCATTTTCCCGCCGATTTGCAGGTCCTGGAGAATTGTGAGCCGGTTTATGAGACCCTGCCCGGTTGGTGCACACCCACCGGCGGCGCGCGCACCTTCAAAGAATTGCCCGCACGGGCGCAGGATTATTTGCGCCACCTGGAAAACCTGACCAAAACACCGGTGCGGATCGTCTCGGTGGGTGCCGAGCGGGAACAAATCCTGTGGCGCTGAATCCTGCTGTCTGCCGGTGGCGGTTTTCCCGGGGTTCCATCTTTCGGAGGTAGGTGAGATGCTGATGACCACCACAGACACCATCGAAGGCCGGAAAGTTGTCCGCTATCTCGGCATCGTCACCGGGGAAGCGGTCATTGGCTCGAATTTGGTGGATGATTTGTTCCGCGGCTTGCGCGGCATCGTCGGCGGCCGCACCAGCAAATACGAAAAGAACCTCGTCACTGCCCGCAGTCTGGCGCTCAAAGACATGCAGACCAATGCCGAGCAGCTTGGCGCCAACGCTGTCGTGGGGGTGGATTTGGATTATGAAGTCTTCAGCGTCGGCGAGACGATGATGATCGTCATTGCCAACGGCACCGCGGTGCAAGTGGAATAAACCCCGCCGCGCACGGCGGCGGGCAACCCTGGCCGGCCCCTCGGGCTTTCGTGCCGGTGATCTTCAACGAGTGTACCATGACCCGTGAACAAGCCTATCAATTGATGTGCGAATGGACCGCTTCCGACAGTCTGCGCAAGCAC
The window above is part of the candidate division KSB1 bacterium genome. Proteins encoded here:
- the secD gene encoding protein translocase subunit SecD, which gives rise to MRRNNTLRTIIVVVMILWAIYELYPTFVVSSLKGKTDAHVSALTKLTHIQYDDINQALTKGVLEQRVRQALQGRNGELSAALKEVEALIKLNDELAKYEGRAIKRGLDLQGGSYLVYEVDLAKMARDIAKNKDARFDEIMREVESEAAKPNVDFFEVLQQRFAAREIRLNRYFGERSQTDTEVIAELRKNATDAVDRNLEILRNRIDQFGVSEPSITRQGDRRIVIELAGISDVARAKNIIGQTALLEFQLVYDPEVVNDVFTKIDAAVKRNLAGGRDSNAAASAPVDTASHAAKVREEQEVSVKDLFGGSAILGGDTSAAQATGIDSTVAVDKEIFGEKPFLSLGAALGPDFAFPARNQRIVERILNSPEVQRVIPPDAELAWSSKAEPVADNQYYRLYLLKKEAELTGTYLTEAQATISSGAGVVRQGDWQVNMSMNDQGAKIFSRVTAANVNKRLAIVLDGKVVMAPNIDERIPSGSAVIRGSMNAEEAQDLAIVLRAGALQAPMKVIEERTVGPSLGRDSIAKGQYSAILGFVLVVIFMIFYYKFSGFIATVALLLNVILVMAALAFFKATLTLPGVAGIILTIGMAVDANVLIFERIREELRTGKTVRAAIEAGYNRAFWTIFDANLTTLLTALVLYQFGTGPIRGFAVTLSIGIIASMFTAIMVTRLIFDFITSRRRMAALSI
- a CDS encoding STAS domain-containing protein; this translates as MNVQEKQVGEVVVLELSGRIMGGPDASLLNDKLHELIDRGKVHIVADIGGVEWMNSSGLGILISGLTTMRNNGGELKLVHVTERIQNLLMITKLLTVFETYESLEQAIASFH
- a CDS encoding heavy metal-binding domain-containing protein — its product is MLMTTTDTIEGRKVVRYLGIVTGEAVIGSNLVDDLFRGLRGIVGGRTSKYEKNLVTARSLALKDMQTNAEQLGANAVVGVDLDYEVFSVGETMMIVIANGTAVQVE
- a CDS encoding adenylosuccinate synthase, encoding MPVQVVIGAQWGDEGKGKIIDLLSESAAVVARYQGGANAGHTVVHRGEKFVLHLIPSGILHPHIKCVLGNGMVIDPVAFLAEVSLLEQRGLSLAGRLFISHRAHLVMPYHKLLDQSRETASELEPIGTTGRGIGPAYVDKALRMGIRVVDLLDAGLLRRKIEQNLQEKNALLSTLYGHPPLDPDDILREYQHFDALLDPYITDTARLLQQSLAAGQRILCEGAQGTLLDLDFGTYPFVTSSSPTAGGACTGLGIGPTTIDEVLGVVKAYTTRVGRGPLPTEIPDDSGIDLRRLGAEFGATTGRPRRCGWFDAVVANYAVHINGLAAWAVTKLDVLDTLSEIKVCVAYRHRGRELRHFPADLQVLENCEPVYETLPGWCTPTGGARTFKELPARAQDYLRHLENLTKTPVRIVSVGAEREQILWR
- a CDS encoding class II aldolase/adducin family protein, translating into MSDESTYRQRLCEIGRRIHARGFVAANDGNLSVRLSRGAILATPTGISKGLMSPEAMVLVDLQGRLLSGGKPSSELPMHLFIYRERPEVNAVVHAHPVYATGFATAGLSLESCVAAEIIATLGSVPLASYGTPSTAELPESLRPFIHRSDAILLANHGVVTVGRELEEAYDRLERVEHYAHILFVARQLGGERLLSREQVEKLFALRGKYGQTGLNPGCATCAGDCLESLCPNYAEKFDPGGRDHLGMLVDRILTRLRD
- the secF gene encoding protein translocase subunit SecF; amino-acid sequence: MEFLRQTNIDFLGRLKFALAFSLTMIVAGIVSLLLKGGPLYGIDFLGGTEVNVKFQNPQQTAQVRQALSAQGITKAEIKQFGDRTDFLIRVQQQESGTQISEGILAALQKAFPHDPPALQSVDSVGPKIGQELRDAAIWAIIIALGLILIYISFRFEFVFAVGAVIALVHDVMITLGLFSLFNMEINLAIVAAFLTLVGYSLNDTIVVYDRIRENMVLLRREAMTIEKVVNLSINQTLSRTILTSGTTLIVVVILFLFGGEVIRGFSFCMLAGIIVGTYSSIFIAAPLVVEWYHRHQTAKIKMKPVGVR